In Ailuropoda melanoleuca isolate Jingjing chromosome 4, ASM200744v2, whole genome shotgun sequence, the following proteins share a genomic window:
- the LOC105234813 gene encoding olfactory receptor 10H3-like translates to MKAKCYEDIEHSFLFMIMGNDCRVAICHPLRHNVLMSTRTCARLVSWTWAGGSVMGMMVTLIVFHLTFCGSNVIHHFFCHAFSLLKLSCGKETSSVTMGVILVCVTALMGCLFLIILSYVFIVAAILRIPSAEGRHKTFSTCVSHLTVVIVHYGLASIIYLKSKGPKKVGGVLIG, encoded by the exons atgaaggcaaAGTGCTATGAGGATATAGAGCACTCCTTTCTGTTCATGATCATGGGCAATGACTGCCGTGTGGCCATCTGCCACCCCCTGCGCCACAACGTGCTCATGAGCACCCGCACCTGTGCCCGTCTGGTGTCCTGGACCTGGGCTGGGGGCTCAGTCATGGGGATGATGGTGACCCTGATAGTTTTTCACCTCACCTTCTGTGGGTCTAATGTGATACATCATTTCTTCTGCCATGCGTTTTCCCTCCTAAAGTTGTCCTGTGGGAAGGAGACATCCTCTGTCACCatgggtgtgatcctggtgtgtGTCACAGCTCTGATGGGCTGTTTATTCCTCATCATCCTTTCCTATGTCTTTATTGTGGCTGCCATATTGAGGATCCCCTCTGCTGAGGGCAGACACAAGACCTTCTCCACATGTGTGTCCCACCTCACTGTGGTCATTGTGCACTATGGTTTAGCCTCCATTATCTATCTCAAGTCCAAAGGTCC gaaaaaagttggtggtgttttgataggg